In Methylomonas sp. ZR1, one DNA window encodes the following:
- a CDS encoding ABC transporter permease, with product MKTSKILPPAINSAPSCAISAIRQAKTLEISLSGDWVLDAQLPALEPILAQIETQAIEKIVVSTAALGRWDSMLVTELIKLIDYAEQKQVAVDKTSLPASIQGLLALVAAVPERVDAHREQTQRSWSQALAVSTGKAIQHGKEMLIFVGEMMISIFATLRGQAHFRRQDLWLYIQECGPSALPIVTLISLLVGLILAFVGAVQLSLFGAQIYIANLVSLGMTREMGGLMTAIIMSGRTGAAYAAQIGTMHVNSEIDALKTMNLDPMAFLVLPRMLALIIIMPLLCLYADLMGIIGGGFVTVNFFDVSLTEYLDRTAHAVKMKDFIIGFVKCSVFGILIALSGCMRGMQCGRSASAVGDAGTSAVVTAIVFIVVADSVMTIICNRLGI from the coding sequence ATGAAAACGTCAAAAATCCTACCGCCAGCCATCAATAGTGCTCCAAGCTGCGCCATCAGCGCGATTCGCCAGGCAAAGACTTTGGAAATCTCGCTGTCCGGAGACTGGGTGCTGGATGCGCAATTACCCGCTTTGGAACCCATACTCGCGCAGATTGAAACCCAGGCTATCGAAAAAATTGTCGTGTCTACGGCGGCGCTTGGCCGTTGGGACAGCATGTTGGTGACGGAATTAATTAAGCTAATTGATTACGCCGAGCAAAAACAGGTGGCTGTGGATAAGACCAGCTTGCCGGCATCGATTCAAGGCTTGTTGGCTCTGGTTGCCGCCGTGCCGGAGCGCGTCGATGCGCACCGCGAGCAAACCCAGAGGTCGTGGTCGCAGGCTTTGGCGGTCAGCACCGGAAAAGCCATTCAGCATGGCAAGGAGATGTTGATTTTTGTCGGGGAAATGATGATCAGCATCTTCGCTACGCTGCGCGGACAAGCCCACTTTCGCCGCCAGGATTTATGGCTGTATATTCAAGAGTGCGGGCCGTCGGCGTTGCCTATCGTCACCTTGATCAGCTTGTTGGTGGGGCTGATTCTGGCCTTCGTCGGCGCGGTGCAGTTGTCTTTGTTCGGCGCGCAAATTTACATTGCTAACCTGGTTAGTCTGGGTATGACCCGGGAAATGGGCGGTTTGATGACGGCCATTATTATGTCCGGCCGCACCGGCGCCGCGTATGCCGCGCAGATTGGCACGATGCACGTCAACAGCGAAATCGATGCGTTAAAAACCATGAACCTGGACCCGATGGCGTTTCTGGTGTTGCCGCGCATGTTGGCCTTGATCATCATCATGCCGCTTTTATGTCTTTATGCCGATTTGATGGGCATCATCGGCGGCGGCTTTGTGACGGTGAATTTTTTTGACGTGTCGCTGACCGAGTATCTGGACCGCACCGCCCATGCCGTGAAGATGAAGGATTTTATAATCGGTTTTGTGAAGTGCTCGGTGTTCGGGATTTTGATTGCGCTATCGGGTTGCATGCGCGGCATGCAATGCGGCCGCAGCGCCTCGGCGGTCGGCGATGCCGGCACGTCGGCGGTGGTAACCGCCATCGTGTTTATCGTCGTTGCGGACTCGGTGATGACCATCATCTGCAACCGGCTGGGGATTTAG
- a CDS encoding ABC transporter ATP-binding protein — MAEACITVKDLTMTYGDFVIQRDLNFTINRGDVFIIMGGNGCGKTTLLRHMIGLKSPAKGDVCYGEQGLWQANPKARQQILARTGVLFQSGALLSSMTLAENVALPITEATQLPPKKVREIVSYKLALVGLAGFEDYYPSELSGGMQKRAGLARAMALDPEILFFDEPSAGLDPITAKLLDDLILSLSSALSATIVVVTHDLDSIFAIGNNSVFLDAETRTNIDGGSPQKLLHESKHPNVIRFLNRGDQTEQNSNHRHMRSPA; from the coding sequence ATGGCCGAGGCCTGCATCACAGTCAAAGACCTGACCATGACTTACGGCGATTTCGTGATTCAGCGCGATCTAAATTTTACGATCAATCGCGGCGACGTGTTTATCATCATGGGCGGTAACGGCTGCGGAAAAACCACTCTGCTGCGGCATATGATAGGCTTGAAATCGCCGGCAAAAGGCGACGTTTGTTATGGCGAGCAAGGGCTATGGCAAGCCAATCCCAAAGCCCGCCAGCAGATTCTGGCGCGTACCGGGGTGTTGTTTCAAAGCGGTGCTTTGCTCAGCTCGATGACCTTAGCCGAAAACGTAGCGCTGCCGATTACCGAAGCCACCCAGTTGCCACCTAAAAAGGTGCGGGAGATTGTCTCCTATAAATTAGCTTTGGTTGGCTTGGCCGGATTTGAAGATTATTATCCCTCCGAGCTCAGCGGCGGCATGCAGAAGCGCGCCGGCCTGGCGCGAGCCATGGCCTTGGATCCGGAGATTCTATTTTTCGACGAACCCTCGGCTGGGCTTGATCCCATCACCGCCAAATTGCTGGACGATCTGATTCTAAGTTTGAGTAGCGCTTTGTCGGCCACCATCGTCGTGGTCACTCACGATCTGGACAGTATTTTCGCGATTGGCAACAACTCGGTATTTCTGGATGCGGAAACCCGCACCAATATCGACGGTGGTTCCCCGCAAAAACTGCTGCACGAATCCAAACACCCCAACGTGATTCGATTTTTAAATCGCGGCGACCAAACCGAGCAAAATAGCAATCATAGACACATGAGGAGTCCGGCGTGA
- a CDS encoding MlaD family protein translates to MSKQANPLAIGAFLVGALILLTAGVMIFGGSDFFKDKKRFVIFFDSALNGLNVGAPVKLQGVQIGNVNEISLVMDSATGRIFKPVVIEIDPALLQDLSVEQSGGHSKKQRMQDAQRLIDAGLKGRLETQSLLTGLLYVDLNFYSDKPVNLIKLDYKNLPELPSVPTTVDEIRNTADEILNRARQLPVEEMMKNLADTLSEMRSLLQSDDTKQSLAALAKSLQETQRLMATLNNQIGPLMSNANGALSDTRTTLQDFNKELLPVLKAAEQSLNAATKVMEGSQNALTAVETLAAPDAQLGQALVEMRNAARSLKDLTESLERRPESLIYGK, encoded by the coding sequence GTGAGCAAACAAGCCAATCCACTCGCCATCGGCGCGTTTTTGGTCGGCGCGTTGATCCTGCTGACGGCGGGCGTGATGATCTTTGGTGGCAGCGATTTTTTTAAGGACAAAAAACGCTTCGTGATTTTTTTCGATTCCGCGTTGAATGGCTTGAATGTCGGCGCGCCGGTTAAATTGCAGGGTGTGCAGATTGGTAACGTCAACGAAATTTCCTTGGTGATGGATTCTGCAACCGGCCGGATTTTCAAGCCGGTGGTGATCGAAATCGACCCGGCCTTGCTGCAGGACTTGTCTGTAGAGCAATCGGGTGGCCACAGTAAAAAACAGCGCATGCAAGACGCACAAAGGCTGATAGATGCTGGTTTGAAGGGCCGGTTAGAGACGCAGAGCTTGCTGACCGGCTTACTCTATGTCGATCTTAATTTTTATAGCGATAAACCGGTCAATCTGATTAAGCTGGATTACAAAAATCTGCCGGAATTGCCCAGCGTGCCGACCACAGTCGACGAAATCCGCAATACCGCCGATGAAATTCTCAATCGCGCGCGTCAGCTGCCGGTCGAGGAGATGATGAAGAATTTGGCGGATACCCTCAGCGAAATGCGTAGTTTGCTGCAATCCGACGACACCAAGCAATCGTTGGCTGCTTTAGCTAAATCCTTACAGGAAACTCAGCGTTTGATGGCGACGTTAAACAATCAGATCGGACCGTTGATGAGCAACGCCAATGGCGCTTTGAGCGATACCCGCACCACCTTGCAGGACTTTAACAAGGAATTGTTGCCGGTGTTGAAAGCCGCCGAACAAAGTCTGAACGCCGCTACCAAGGTGATGGAAGGCTCGCAAAACGCTTTGACCGCTGTCGAAACCTTGGCCGCGCCGGATGCGCAACTGGGGCAAGCCTTGGTGGAAATGCGCAATGCCGCCCGGTCCTTGAAGGATTTAACAGAGTCGCTGGAAAGGCGGCCGGAGTCGTTGATATACGGCAAATAG
- a CDS encoding membrane integrity-associated transporter subunit PqiC, whose amino-acid sequence MKHIIYLPMLLSALLLTACSSQPVQFYMLSAETDTPSVAAVLPADTVLGLGPIHLPAYLDRPQLVTALSEHQYELDDQHRWAERLDDNIARVLRLSLAKQLGIDQVVRYPWTPRQAIDYQISFDILELHQTASGQSRFSVQWQLKKAEQVVLGKRFECSEAAGKGAEASVAAQSRCLTRFSIELAHEIAGLGSILHR is encoded by the coding sequence ATGAAACACATAATTTATTTGCCAATGCTACTTTCAGCGCTGTTGTTGACCGCTTGCAGTAGTCAGCCGGTGCAGTTTTACATGTTGAGCGCCGAAACCGACACGCCGTCTGTTGCCGCCGTGTTACCGGCCGATACGGTGTTGGGCTTAGGCCCGATTCATTTGCCGGCGTATTTGGACAGGCCGCAGCTAGTCACTGCGCTGAGCGAGCATCAATATGAATTGGACGACCAACATCGCTGGGCTGAACGTCTGGATGACAATATTGCCCGGGTTTTGCGGCTTTCTTTAGCCAAACAACTGGGCATAGACCAAGTGGTTCGCTATCCCTGGACACCGCGTCAGGCTATCGATTACCAAATCAGCTTTGATATTCTCGAGTTACATCAAACCGCCAGCGGCCAAAGCCGCTTCTCCGTGCAATGGCAGTTAAAAAAAGCCGAACAAGTCGTGCTTGGAAAACGCTTCGAATGCAGCGAAGCGGCAGGTAAGGGCGCTGAAGCCAGTGTCGCTGCGCAAAGCCGTTGCTTGACTCGCTTTAGTATTGAATTGGCTCATGAAATTGCCGGACTGGGCTCAATTCTCCACCGTTGA
- a CDS encoding CHASE2 domain-containing protein: MARPFRIAVITLLGFLLSTLVDSAFDTESELGLHTLFKIRGPQTPPNQMVIVAMDEASETRLGVGQDLTRWRGFHKKLIDQLNRQGASLIVFDLQFIAPNPSVDPMLADAMRTAGKVLINECVQKFRRGVEDFYGREECSDRNKMPAISREGEPATSLSEQLVVMRKLSPTPAIARAALDSAPFYLINDSENASIRESWTFYDALAEAPSLPVLAWFYYQQASSDNPDEKPLSAWLTAQRRACATPTPDSAKLDNRAKQLICEGDSRYLNYYGPPRTLRMESYADVYEGKVEDLQGKVIFVGRANRQFSPGKSDFFPTPYSDSRTGKMAGVEIMATQFANLLEDRFIEIPAPGWLLSSVFGLLIALLLVGFAGWPGIVLSLVIASAYAGSAVWLFGQRYWWLPVAGPILIQLPLSWLLSLAWSRYDLMRERGRILEFVSRVFPQWVGMLPAAPGQWTETANAGIARSEKDVSGLCLATDIEGYTTIAAQHSPREMWELLNTYYQVLGHPVVSHEGVIADVTGDAMMAVWFDAPATQQRRSACLAALEMATAVASFNLSSSQEPLATRIGLHEGDLTLGSLDAGSSSHYRAIGDTVNIASRIQGVNKYLGTRILAAQSIATDLEGIVTRPVGTFRVVGRAEPLNLVEVVGKISGDPPSNKMHALFADGLAAFQEGRWPEATRLFQAALVVDANDGPSRFYLQKALHYSEMPPLAWDRIVVLDGK, from the coding sequence ATGGCCCGTCCGTTCCGCATCGCCGTTATTACCCTTCTGGGGTTTTTGCTAAGTACGCTGGTAGATTCAGCTTTCGATACAGAAAGCGAACTGGGTTTGCACACCTTATTCAAAATCCGCGGCCCGCAAACACCACCCAATCAAATGGTAATTGTCGCGATGGACGAAGCGTCCGAGACCCGCTTGGGCGTGGGCCAAGACTTGACCCGCTGGCGCGGGTTTCATAAAAAACTGATTGATCAACTTAACCGCCAAGGCGCGAGTTTGATCGTGTTCGATCTGCAATTTATCGCCCCCAATCCCAGCGTGGACCCTATGTTGGCTGATGCGATGCGCACCGCCGGCAAGGTATTGATCAATGAATGCGTGCAAAAATTTCGCCGAGGTGTCGAGGACTTTTACGGGCGGGAAGAATGTTCGGACCGCAATAAAATGCCTGCCATTTCCCGCGAAGGCGAACCAGCGACAAGCTTATCCGAGCAGCTGGTAGTCATGCGCAAACTGTCTCCAACGCCAGCGATTGCCCGGGCAGCATTGGATAGTGCGCCGTTTTATCTGATTAACGACTCTGAAAACGCCAGTATCCGCGAGTCCTGGACTTTTTACGATGCGCTCGCCGAAGCACCCAGCCTACCAGTCTTGGCCTGGTTTTATTACCAACAAGCAAGCAGCGATAATCCCGATGAAAAGCCCTTGTCGGCTTGGTTAACTGCGCAGCGCCGAGCATGTGCAACCCCAACTCCTGATTCAGCGAAACTGGATAACCGCGCCAAGCAATTGATCTGCGAAGGCGATAGCCGCTACCTAAATTACTATGGCCCACCGCGCACGCTCAGAATGGAATCCTACGCCGATGTTTACGAAGGCAAGGTCGAAGACTTGCAAGGCAAAGTGATATTCGTGGGTCGCGCCAATCGCCAGTTTTCGCCGGGCAAATCCGACTTTTTCCCCACCCCCTATTCCGACTCGCGCACCGGCAAAATGGCCGGCGTGGAAATCATGGCCACGCAATTCGCCAACTTGCTGGAAGACCGTTTTATCGAAATACCCGCGCCGGGCTGGTTACTATCAAGCGTATTCGGCCTGCTTATCGCTCTGTTGCTAGTCGGTTTTGCCGGTTGGCCCGGCATTGTCCTCAGTCTGGTCATTGCCTCGGCTTACGCCGGCTCGGCTGTCTGGTTGTTCGGGCAACGCTATTGGTGGTTGCCGGTCGCTGGGCCAATATTGATTCAATTGCCGCTTTCCTGGCTGCTGAGCTTGGCGTGGTCGCGCTACGACTTAATGCGCGAACGCGGGCGGATACTTGAATTCGTCAGTAGAGTGTTTCCGCAATGGGTCGGCATGTTACCCGCGGCGCCGGGACAATGGACGGAAACCGCTAATGCCGGCATCGCTAGAAGTGAAAAAGATGTTTCCGGTTTATGTCTGGCTACCGACATCGAAGGCTATACCACCATCGCCGCCCAACACTCGCCTCGGGAAATGTGGGAGTTATTGAATACCTATTACCAAGTGCTAGGTCATCCGGTAGTGTCGCACGAAGGCGTGATCGCCGATGTCACCGGCGACGCGATGATGGCGGTGTGGTTCGATGCGCCGGCAACGCAACAACGCCGCAGCGCCTGCTTGGCCGCGCTGGAAATGGCCACGGCGGTGGCGTCTTTCAACCTCTCCTCCAGCCAGGAACCACTCGCCACCCGCATCGGCTTGCATGAAGGGGATCTAACGCTGGGCAGCCTGGACGCCGGCAGCTCCAGTCATTACCGGGCTATTGGTGATACGGTCAACATTGCGTCGCGGATTCAGGGGGTGAACAAGTATTTAGGTACGCGGATTCTGGCAGCGCAGAGCATCGCAACCGACTTAGAGGGCATCGTTACCCGACCGGTAGGTACGTTTCGCGTCGTCGGCCGTGCGGAGCCATTGAATCTAGTGGAAGTCGTCGGAAAAATCAGCGGCGATCCCCCATCGAACAAAATGCACGCTCTGTTTGCCGACGGTTTGGCCGCATTCCAGGAAGGCCGGTGGCCGGAGGCCACTCGCCTATTCCAAGCAGCACTCGTTGTCGACGCCAACGACGGACCCAGCCGTTTTTATCTGCAAAAAGCTTTACACTATAGTGAAATGCCGCCTTTGGCATGGGACAGAATCGTGGTGTTGGATGGCAAATAA
- a CDS encoding TonB-dependent receptor translates to MRCLVICFMVLFTPMCLAETDATAASCSVEKAAKLVSLQGSLFYDAGAKGQWQPAQLEQTLCEGSRIRVEAYSRASLLLPNGITLRLAEGTVLTLNGIAPNQATLLDLLKGFVHFISRTPKQLQITTPIANAGPEGTEFALRADDSSAELWVYEGAVRFFNTYGDIHLKAGEAGQTLLGQAPRARIDLKPADAVNWALYYPPLLPYSDSEPAITPALRAAIQNYRQGRVDLALSALDRTPPAEQSSEFLKARAAIRLSAGQSQLAMQDIQTLRSSNTNDADALALESILVLTQNRKADALNLAERAVTANPQSAVAYSALSYCQQAEFELEKALAAAQHASQLSPNDAMTWARLSELQLALGLRTESAESATKAFMLAPNLERTQTVQGFSQLFRVDTALALRHFESAVQLDSTAPLPRLGLGLTKTRSGDLEAGRRDLEIAAILDPNNSLLRSYLGKAYYEEKRPALAGDQFDLAKQHDPKDPTPYFYDSLRKQSLNRPVEALRDMQQSIELNENRGVYRSKLLLDEDAAARTANLARIYNDLGFGRVALKDAWKSLGHDATDPSAHRFLSDAYVGQPRYRVARASELLQAQLLQPINITPVQPQLTGENIGILNSTGPGSLSVNEYDSLYTGNGAHMVLNGAYGSRNTLTDNAIVSGVYDKLSMSFGQFHYQTDGFRQNDDYKQDIYNAFAQYAITQDLNVQVELKTEDVRSGDTPFRLNGFHAINLGQVIEQDTARLGTHYRIDNHQELLFSSFYTTRKYIVNDKIPAGLFESFTDITSDIKSYQTELQHFFNSANYEITSGVGYINSDNDALSKSLLRRGRVVLNGPNSQTEQQTEYFNIYSYLKYKFSYNLNTTLGLSYDSYEVGAFKKYQLNPKLGLIWTPTQNLTLRSAVFRTIKRPLTNNQTIEPTQVAGFNQFYDENNGAAAWQYAAGIDYKPTHSLFIGGEVSWRDSQQSINNISSQFSRNEATHMAYLYWSPSDWLSLKSEYRFEKFKREFVTNNEDRTNPRSIASHQMPLSINLFHDSGLFAKLSGTFVDQHVTSVRSLNGLPRGTSAFTGDSESFWVFDAMLGYRLPNRLGTLALEGRNLFDNNFVYQSVFDASGPQLSPFIPERQLFVKLSLFY, encoded by the coding sequence ATGCGCTGCCTTGTGATTTGCTTCATGGTTTTATTTACGCCAATGTGTTTGGCGGAAACCGATGCGACTGCGGCAAGCTGTAGCGTGGAAAAAGCCGCCAAACTGGTATCGCTGCAAGGCAGTTTGTTTTACGACGCCGGCGCCAAAGGACAATGGCAGCCTGCACAGCTGGAGCAAACCCTTTGCGAAGGTAGTCGGATCCGGGTCGAAGCCTATAGCCGCGCATCCTTATTGCTACCCAATGGCATTACCCTCCGTCTTGCCGAGGGCACCGTACTCACTTTAAACGGCATCGCCCCCAATCAAGCGACATTGTTGGATTTGCTGAAAGGCTTTGTCCATTTCATCAGCCGCACCCCCAAGCAGTTACAAATCACCACTCCGATTGCTAACGCCGGCCCGGAAGGCACCGAGTTTGCGTTGCGCGCCGACGATAGCAGCGCAGAATTATGGGTGTACGAAGGCGCCGTGCGCTTTTTCAATACCTATGGCGACATTCACCTAAAAGCCGGAGAAGCCGGGCAAACCTTGTTGGGTCAGGCCCCACGCGCGCGAATCGATCTTAAACCCGCCGATGCGGTGAATTGGGCCTTGTATTACCCGCCACTATTGCCCTACTCAGATTCCGAGCCAGCTATAACCCCAGCTCTACGCGCCGCGATTCAGAATTATCGGCAAGGCCGGGTCGATTTGGCGCTAAGCGCCTTGGACCGGACGCCGCCGGCTGAACAGTCTTCAGAGTTTTTGAAAGCCCGCGCGGCAATCAGGCTGTCAGCCGGACAAAGCCAGTTAGCGATGCAGGATATCCAAACCTTGCGCTCCAGCAATACGAATGACGCGGACGCTTTGGCGCTGGAAAGCATTCTGGTGCTAACCCAAAATCGCAAAGCCGATGCGTTGAATCTGGCCGAGCGTGCGGTTACGGCAAACCCGCAATCAGCGGTCGCTTACTCAGCATTATCGTACTGCCAACAAGCCGAATTCGAACTGGAGAAAGCCCTCGCAGCCGCACAGCATGCCAGTCAGCTCTCACCTAACGATGCGATGACTTGGGCGCGGCTGTCCGAACTGCAATTGGCCCTGGGCCTGCGCACTGAAAGCGCAGAATCGGCAACCAAGGCGTTTATGCTGGCTCCAAATCTGGAAAGAACCCAAACTGTGCAGGGCTTTTCGCAATTATTCAGAGTGGATACCGCTCTAGCCTTGCGGCATTTCGAATCCGCCGTACAACTTGATTCTACCGCGCCACTACCGAGACTGGGTTTGGGTCTAACGAAAACCCGTAGCGGCGACCTGGAAGCCGGTCGCCGCGATCTGGAAATCGCCGCCATTCTGGACCCGAATAATTCATTGTTACGCAGCTATCTGGGTAAAGCCTATTACGAAGAAAAACGCCCGGCGTTGGCCGGCGATCAATTCGATCTGGCGAAGCAACACGACCCGAAAGACCCCACGCCGTATTTTTACGACTCACTACGCAAGCAATCCTTGAATCGTCCGGTCGAAGCGCTGCGCGACATGCAACAGTCGATAGAACTGAACGAAAACCGTGGCGTATATCGCTCGAAGCTGCTGCTGGACGAAGACGCTGCGGCCCGCACCGCCAATCTGGCACGTATCTATAACGATCTGGGTTTTGGCCGGGTGGCCTTAAAGGATGCCTGGAAGTCTTTGGGCCACGATGCCACCGATCCGTCCGCGCACCGTTTTCTTTCGGATGCTTACGTCGGTCAACCGCGCTACCGCGTCGCCCGCGCCAGTGAACTATTGCAGGCGCAATTGCTGCAACCCATTAATATCACCCCGGTACAGCCGCAACTGACCGGCGAAAATATCGGCATTCTGAACAGTACCGGGCCAGGCAGCTTATCGGTCAACGAGTACGATTCCTTATACACCGGCAACGGCGCGCATATGGTTTTAAACGGCGCCTACGGCAGCCGCAACACCCTTACCGATAATGCCATCGTCTCCGGCGTGTACGACAAACTGTCGATGAGTTTTGGGCAATTTCATTATCAAACCGACGGCTTTCGGCAAAACGACGACTACAAACAAGACATCTACAATGCCTTTGCCCAGTATGCCATCACCCAGGATTTGAATGTGCAGGTCGAGTTAAAGACCGAGGATGTTCGAAGTGGGGATACACCATTTCGGTTGAATGGCTTTCACGCTATAAACCTAGGGCAAGTAATTGAGCAAGACACGGCGCGACTGGGCACACATTACCGAATAGACAATCACCAAGAGCTGTTATTCTCCTCTTTCTACACGACGAGGAAATATATAGTAAACGATAAAATACCCGCAGGACTATTTGAAAGCTTTACAGATATTACTTCTGATATTAAAAGCTATCAAACCGAATTACAGCACTTTTTCAATAGCGCAAACTATGAAATTACCAGCGGAGTTGGTTATATTAACTCTGACAATGATGCTCTATCGAAAAGCCTTTTAAGGAGAGGCAGAGTTGTTCTTAATGGACCCAACAGCCAAACTGAGCAACAAACAGAATATTTCAATATTTACAGTTATTTAAAATATAAATTTTCATATAATTTAAATACAACTTTAGGCCTGAGTTATGACTCTTATGAAGTTGGCGCGTTTAAGAAATATCAATTGAACCCCAAGCTTGGCCTTATTTGGACTCCCACGCAAAACCTGACCTTACGCAGCGCAGTATTCCGGACCATCAAAAGACCACTAACCAATAATCAAACTATAGAACCCACACAAGTAGCCGGTTTCAATCAATTCTACGACGAGAATAATGGTGCTGCCGCGTGGCAATATGCAGCAGGCATTGATTATAAACCTACGCACAGCCTATTTATAGGTGGCGAAGTTAGCTGGCGAGACAGTCAGCAGTCGATTAACAATATTTCCTCGCAATTTAGCCGTAATGAAGCAACGCATATGGCTTACCTTTACTGGTCACCAAGCGATTGGTTATCCTTAAAGAGCGAATATCGTTTCGAGAAATTCAAACGCGAATTTGTCACAAATAATGAGGACCGAACGAATCCACGCAGTATCGCCTCTCATCAGATGCCCTTGTCCATTAATCTGTTTCATGACTCCGGCCTTTTCGCCAAATTGTCCGGCACCTTTGTAGATCAGCATGTCACATCCGTTAGGTCTTTAAACGGCCTTCCCCGCGGCACATCCGCGTTTACAGGGGATAGCGAAAGCTTCTGGGTTTTCGATGCCATGCTGGGCTATCGCCTTCCCAATAGATTGGGCACGCTAGCGCTGGAAGGCCGTAACTTATTCGACAACAACTTTGTTTACCAAAGCGTATTCGACGCCAGCGGCCCCCAACTTAGCCCTTTTATCCCTGAGCGGCAATTATTCGTCAAATTGAGTTTGTTTTATTAA
- a CDS encoding Crp/Fnr family transcriptional regulator has protein sequence MQAEVIASLNHIPFLADLPEEALEALASRAKVIKFPKKAMIIAEGDQTSSLYIILSGKVRVFGSNDKDKEVTLLIQEAGSYFGELALLSDEPRSAAVEAQEKTVCAVIAKTDFIHWLKLHPDAAIALLKVLSEKVRFLTEKVKQMALSNVYERTIKVLQDMAEKEGDVYVIHNRPTQQELATMVGSSREMINKVMKELTKGGYISVDEKILRIETTPPASW, from the coding sequence ATGCAAGCAGAAGTCATCGCCAGTCTGAACCACATCCCCTTTCTCGCCGATCTGCCCGAGGAGGCTTTGGAAGCTTTGGCATCCAGGGCCAAGGTCATTAAATTTCCGAAAAAGGCCATGATTATCGCCGAGGGCGACCAGACCAGTTCGCTGTACATTATTTTGTCCGGCAAGGTGCGGGTGTTTGGCAGTAACGACAAAGACAAGGAGGTCACCTTATTGATACAGGAGGCCGGCTCGTATTTCGGCGAACTGGCCTTGCTCAGCGACGAACCGCGTTCCGCCGCGGTGGAAGCGCAGGAAAAAACCGTGTGTGCGGTCATCGCCAAAACCGATTTCATCCACTGGTTGAAACTACACCCCGATGCGGCGATTGCCTTACTTAAAGTATTGTCGGAAAAAGTCAGATTCCTGACCGAGAAAGTCAAACAAATGGCCTTGTCGAATGTTTACGAACGTACCATTAAGGTGCTGCAAGACATGGCGGAAAAGGAAGGCGACGTCTACGTGATTCATAACCGCCCCACTCAGCAAGAGCTGGCGACCATGGTGGGTTCATCTCGGGAAATGATTAACAAAGTGATGAAAGAACTGACCAAAGGCGGTTATATCAGCGTGGATGAAAAAATCCTCAGAATCGAAACCACCCCGCCGGCCTCATGGTGA